The proteins below are encoded in one region of Halogranum gelatinilyticum:
- a CDS encoding DUF7571 family protein, producing the protein MKPCHSCQSIIDEYILDKQLEPLRDLTVDDFNVCADCVTVVADSCVECGGAVYVPRTKSVAPDYCPACRSELFVQTGSDPGWHADAISH; encoded by the coding sequence ATGAAACCGTGCCACAGTTGTCAGTCGATCATCGACGAGTACATCTTGGACAAACAACTCGAACCCCTCCGCGACCTCACAGTCGACGACTTCAACGTCTGTGCGGACTGTGTAACTGTCGTTGCTGATTCGTGTGTGGAGTGCGGCGGCGCGGTCTATGTCCCTCGAACAAAATCTGTGGCCCCGGACTACTGCCCGGCGTGCCGCTCCGAACTCTTCGTCCAGACCGGCTCCGACCCGGGGTGGCACGCCGACGCCATCTCGCACTGA
- a CDS encoding ABC transporter ATP-binding protein yields MSEAKVSVDDVGKRYESDRQTVQALEDVSFSVGDGEFVCLVGPSGCGKTTLFRTIAGLETPSSGAVRLDGVAVDGPGTDRGMVFQEYGLFPWRTVAENVAFGLEEQGVDGDDRAERVAELLELVGLTEFRDAYPRELSGGMKQRVGIARALAVDPELLLMDEPFGAVDAQTRDMLHGELLDIWSATEKTVLFVTHDVEEAVTLADRVVVMAANPGRVREVVDVDLDRPRERTDADFADYVERIRALIGE; encoded by the coding sequence ATGAGCGAGGCAAAGGTCTCCGTCGACGACGTGGGGAAGCGCTACGAGTCCGACCGCCAGACGGTCCAAGCACTCGAAGACGTCTCGTTCAGCGTCGGAGACGGCGAGTTCGTCTGTCTCGTCGGTCCCTCGGGCTGCGGGAAGACGACGCTCTTCCGGACCATCGCGGGTCTCGAAACCCCCTCGTCGGGCGCAGTTCGTCTCGACGGCGTCGCCGTCGACGGTCCCGGCACAGATAGGGGAATGGTCTTTCAGGAGTACGGGCTGTTCCCGTGGCGAACGGTGGCCGAAAACGTCGCCTTCGGGCTGGAAGAGCAGGGTGTCGACGGCGACGACCGCGCGGAGCGCGTCGCCGAGTTGCTCGAACTCGTCGGGCTGACGGAGTTCCGCGACGCCTACCCTCGGGAGCTGTCGGGCGGGATGAAACAGCGCGTCGGCATCGCCCGCGCGCTCGCCGTCGACCCCGAACTGCTGCTCATGGACGAGCCGTTCGGAGCCGTCGACGCCCAGACGCGGGATATGCTCCACGGCGAACTGCTCGACATCTGGTCGGCGACGGAGAAGACGGTCCTGTTCGTCACCCACGACGTGGAGGAAGCCGTCACGCTCGCCGACCGCGTGGTCGTCATGGCCGCCAATCCGGGACGCGTCCGCGAGGTCGTCGACGTCGACCTTGACCGACCGCGCGAGCGGACGGACGCCGACTTCGCCGACTACGTCGAGCGGATTCGCGCGCTCATCGGCGAGTGA
- a CDS encoding ABC transporter permease gives MSEKDSYSIAGSVGASADEPLLERLLATVRERAFLSVAGFGSFLLVWYIAALFQPTYLLPSPVEVAAAFWVELTAPALVGVPFTGIEVPATRLVEKLVQSLYHYIPGLLIGTTLGVSLGVAMGWDARVDGFFTPVTRVLRPIPPLAWIGFAVIWLGVNHNGATFIVAIGSFWINFYSAYSGVEGVSEDLKEVAASLGVDDDWTMIRKVVLPAASPSIMTGIRTSIGQCWMIVVAAELIVGNGVGYQILNAAQNLAMDVSVAYMLVISIVFLVSDGLFRQVEARVLDWRA, from the coding sequence ATGAGCGAGAAGGACAGCTACAGTATCGCAGGCTCCGTCGGCGCGTCGGCCGACGAGCCACTGCTCGAGCGGCTGCTCGCGACCGTCCGCGAGCGGGCGTTTCTGAGCGTCGCCGGCTTCGGGAGCTTCCTCCTCGTTTGGTACATTGCAGCCTTGTTCCAGCCGACGTATCTCCTGCCCTCGCCGGTCGAGGTCGCCGCGGCGTTCTGGGTCGAACTCACCGCCCCGGCACTCGTCGGCGTCCCGTTCACCGGAATCGAGGTGCCCGCGACGCGGTTGGTCGAGAAGCTCGTCCAGAGCCTCTATCACTACATTCCGGGGCTGCTCATCGGGACGACGCTCGGCGTCTCCCTCGGCGTCGCGATGGGCTGGGACGCCCGCGTCGACGGCTTCTTCACGCCGGTGACGCGCGTCCTGCGGCCGATTCCGCCGCTGGCGTGGATCGGTTTCGCCGTCATCTGGCTCGGCGTCAACCACAACGGCGCGACGTTCATCGTCGCCATCGGCTCCTTCTGGATCAACTTCTACAGTGCCTACTCGGGCGTCGAAGGGGTCTCGGAAGACCTGAAAGAGGTCGCCGCCAGCCTCGGCGTCGACGACGACTGGACGATGATTCGGAAGGTCGTCCTCCCGGCGGCGTCGCCGTCGATCATGACGGGTATCCGGACGAGCATCGGCCAGTGTTGGATGATCGTCGTCGCCGCCGAACTCATCGTCGGCAACGGCGTCGGCTACCAGATCCTCAACGCGGCGCAGAACCTCGCGATGGACGTCTCAGTTGCCTACATGCTCGTCATCAGTATCGTCTTCCTCGTGAGCGACGGCCTGTTCCGACAGGTCGAAGCGCGCGTCCTGGACTGGAGGGCCTGA
- a CDS encoding ABC transporter substrate-binding protein, with amino-acid sequence MTDRRISGAYSRRRFLQATGVAGAAGLAGCTGAIGGGSGSELDELNVAYMPIYPDIQYFVMQEEGYFDELPVDVTGKLFSDGPSIVQASATGDFDVMMFGVVPAMIVVDKGIPAQITAANIKNAMKILASDEFAAMWEAEGKAAFETWEAEKGKKFTFGTYPPGSVPDILLRYWIENTLGLDPENDVNIKGLGGASAVQQALLSGQVDGTSIMEPIPTVVEANDAPYQSIAWAGDFMPGQPAAVTLMHDRVRQENREVATEFVRQHQRATQFVADNPDTAAQHASTVIGESSLPVETARAALDSKASDFISDPHEIEGGAEIFAEYAHRLGKTEAELTIDELFDYGIYDSL; translated from the coding sequence ATGACTGACCGACGTATCAGCGGTGCGTACTCTCGACGACGATTCTTGCAGGCGACCGGTGTCGCCGGAGCGGCCGGGCTTGCTGGCTGCACAGGTGCGATAGGCGGCGGCTCCGGAAGTGAGCTCGACGAACTCAACGTCGCGTATATGCCCATCTACCCGGACATCCAGTATTTCGTGATGCAGGAGGAGGGCTACTTCGACGAACTGCCGGTCGACGTGACGGGCAAACTGTTCTCAGACGGGCCGAGCATCGTCCAGGCCTCCGCGACGGGCGACTTCGACGTGATGATGTTCGGCGTCGTCCCGGCGATGATCGTCGTCGACAAGGGCATCCCGGCGCAGATCACCGCCGCGAACATCAAAAACGCGATGAAGATTCTCGCGTCCGACGAGTTCGCCGCGATGTGGGAGGCCGAGGGGAAGGCCGCCTTCGAGACCTGGGAGGCCGAGAAAGGGAAGAAATTCACCTTCGGCACCTATCCGCCGGGCAGCGTCCCGGACATCCTGCTGCGCTACTGGATCGAGAACACGCTCGGACTCGACCCCGAGAACGACGTCAACATCAAGGGTCTCGGCGGGGCCTCCGCGGTCCAGCAGGCACTGCTCTCGGGGCAGGTCGACGGGACGAGCATCATGGAGCCGATTCCGACGGTCGTCGAGGCCAACGACGCGCCGTACCAGTCCATCGCGTGGGCCGGTGACTTCATGCCCGGCCAGCCCGCCGCCGTGACGCTGATGCACGACCGCGTCCGCCAGGAGAACCGCGAGGTCGCCACCGAGTTCGTCCGCCAGCACCAGCGCGCGACGCAGTTCGTCGCCGACAACCCCGACACGGCCGCCCAGCACGCTAGCACCGTCATCGGCGAGTCGTCGCTGCCGGTCGAGACGGCCCGCGCCGCGCTCGATTCCAAGGCGTCGGACTTCATCTCGGATCCCCACGAGATCGAGGGCGGAGCCGAAATCTTCGCCGAGTACGCCCACCGCCTCGGCAAGACCGAGGCTGAACTGACCATCGACGAGCTGTTCGACTACGGCATCTACGACTCTCTATGA
- a CDS encoding pyridoxal phosphate-dependent aminotransferase has protein sequence MTEFSRRVEQISISGIREVFEAAGADAINLGLGQPDFPAPEHARQAAVDAIQAGEADAYTGNKGRDDLREAISTRYHEDMDLDVDPDDIITTAGGSEALHLAMEAHVDEGQEVIFPDPGFVAYDALTKIAGGTPVPVPLREDLTIDPEAIEEAITEDTAAFVVNSPGNPTGAVSPREDVEEFARIADEHDVLCISDEVYQYFVFDGEHYSPMQFAESDNVVVVNGCSKAYSMTGWRLGWVTASSRRISRMLRVHQYIQACTSAPAQFAAEAALSGPQDVVGEMSDTFEERRDLVVDGLEDMGLEVPTPKGAFYVMPKVPDGWVDECISRGVVVVPGEAFGEHGEGYARLSYATSTEELEEALDIMREATEAVQ, from the coding sequence ATGACCGAGTTCTCCAGGCGAGTCGAGCAGATCTCTATCAGCGGTATCCGCGAAGTGTTCGAGGCGGCGGGTGCGGACGCCATCAACCTCGGGCTGGGGCAGCCGGACTTCCCCGCCCCGGAGCACGCCCGACAGGCGGCCGTCGACGCCATCCAGGCGGGCGAGGCCGACGCCTACACGGGCAACAAGGGCCGCGACGACCTGCGAGAGGCCATCTCGACGCGCTACCACGAGGACATGGACCTCGACGTCGACCCCGACGACATCATCACGACCGCAGGCGGCAGCGAGGCACTACATCTCGCGATGGAGGCACACGTCGACGAGGGACAAGAAGTCATCTTCCCCGACCCCGGCTTCGTCGCCTACGACGCGCTGACCAAGATCGCGGGCGGGACACCCGTTCCCGTCCCCCTGCGCGAGGACCTGACCATCGACCCCGAGGCCATCGAGGAGGCCATCACCGAGGACACCGCGGCCTTCGTCGTCAACAGCCCCGGCAACCCGACGGGCGCAGTTTCCCCCCGTGAGGACGTCGAGGAGTTCGCTCGCATCGCCGACGAACACGACGTGCTCTGCATCTCCGACGAGGTCTACCAGTATTTCGTCTTCGACGGCGAGCACTACTCGCCGATGCAGTTCGCCGAGTCGGACAACGTCGTCGTCGTCAACGGCTGTTCGAAGGCCTACTCGATGACCGGCTGGCGGCTCGGCTGGGTCACGGCTTCCTCGCGTCGCATCAGCCGGATGCTCCGCGTCCACCAGTACATCCAAGCCTGCACATCCGCACCCGCGCAGTTCGCCGCCGAGGCCGCCCTCTCCGGGCCGCAGGACGTCGTCGGCGAGATGAGCGACACCTTCGAGGAACGCCGCGACCTCGTCGTCGACGGGCTCGAAGACATGGGGCTTGAGGTACCGACCCCGAAGGGCGCGTTCTACGTGATGCCGAAGGTGCCCGACGGCTGGGTCGACGAGTGTATCTCCCGCGGCGTCGTCGTCGTCCCCGGCGAGGCCTTCGGCGAACACGGCGAGGGCTACGCGCGTCTCTCCTACGCGACGAGCACCGAGGAGTTGGAGGAGGCACTGGACATCATGCGCGAAGCGACCGAAGCGGTCCAGTAG
- a CDS encoding DUF7537 family lipoprotein yields MELRRVALPVLLASLLVLAGCSGASQLSSPDEPTEEELPPGVSQDGVDNASTLVDAHSAALNESGYAYRVGLAGSVNVNDSETSTAYETNLTQTSRAEPGGRPAFVTADVRSAQAGGNQSQTVAYWWNDTTTLARFSAGEQTQYAAFDQRPGEGQLYAPDDQYLRQIVGASNFSVSGVDRSGEETLITLTATEANASLQGVTEYNATVVVDSEGRIHSARQYAVVESGQGTQTVDLHYELTATSVETVAQPEWADEALGNRTTA; encoded by the coding sequence ATGGAACTCAGACGAGTCGCCCTCCCGGTCCTCCTCGCGAGCCTCCTCGTGTTGGCGGGCTGTTCGGGCGCGAGTCAGTTGAGCAGCCCCGACGAACCGACCGAAGAAGAGCTGCCGCCGGGCGTATCCCAGGACGGCGTCGACAACGCGTCGACGCTCGTCGACGCCCACAGTGCCGCGCTGAACGAGTCCGGCTACGCGTACCGCGTCGGTCTCGCCGGCTCGGTCAACGTCAACGACAGCGAGACGTCGACGGCCTACGAGACGAACCTGACGCAGACCAGCCGTGCGGAGCCGGGCGGCCGTCCGGCGTTCGTCACCGCCGACGTTCGGAGTGCCCAAGCCGGGGGGAACCAGTCGCAGACGGTCGCCTACTGGTGGAACGACACGACGACGCTCGCTCGCTTCTCGGCCGGTGAGCAGACGCAGTACGCCGCCTTCGACCAGCGACCCGGCGAGGGCCAGCTCTACGCCCCCGACGACCAGTATCTCCGGCAGATCGTCGGCGCGAGTAACTTCTCGGTCTCCGGTGTCGACCGCTCCGGCGAGGAGACGCTCATCACGCTGACTGCGACGGAGGCCAACGCGAGCCTCCAGGGCGTGACCGAGTACAACGCGACGGTCGTCGTCGACAGCGAAGGCCGGATTCACTCGGCGCGGCAGTACGCTGTCGTCGAGAGCGGACAGGGGACGCAGACGGTCGACCTCCACTACGAACTGACCGCGACGAGCGTCGAGACGGTCGCCCAGCCCGAGTGGGCCGACGAGGCACTGGGTAACCGGACGACTGCGTGA
- a CDS encoding redox-regulated ATPase YchF: protein MLSIALAGKPNAGKSTFYKAATMADVDVGNYPFTTIDPNRGVTYVRTDCPCLEREERCGNDDCHDGKRYVAVELLDVAGLVPGAHEGRGLGNQFLDALTNADVIVNVVDASGGTNEEGEPVEVGTYDPVEEVDFIEEEMDQWLAGIITRNWESVERKSRSPDFDLDDTLTELLTGFGATEHEVAASLRDLEYPDSPMAWTDEDRERLARDIRARTKPIILVANKADIAPAENIERLRETGKPVIPATADGELALRKAVEAGVVDYDPGDPDFEITGDLSGAQQKGLEQIRDVMAEYGGTGVQEALDTAVYDLLDHLTAFPVQNESKWTDGTGNVLPDAFLLPRGSTPKDLAFAVHSDIGEGYIHAVNAKSSRRISDDYELDEGDVIKIVSSAK from the coding sequence ATGTTATCTATCGCGCTCGCGGGGAAGCCGAACGCGGGCAAGTCCACGTTCTACAAAGCGGCGACGATGGCCGACGTCGACGTCGGTAACTACCCGTTCACGACCATCGACCCCAACCGCGGGGTGACCTACGTCCGTACCGACTGTCCCTGTCTCGAACGCGAAGAACGCTGCGGCAACGACGACTGCCACGACGGCAAACGCTACGTCGCCGTCGAACTGCTCGACGTCGCCGGCCTCGTCCCCGGCGCGCACGAGGGTCGCGGTCTCGGCAACCAGTTCCTCGACGCGCTGACGAACGCCGACGTCATCGTCAACGTCGTCGACGCCTCCGGCGGCACGAACGAGGAGGGCGAACCGGTCGAGGTCGGCACCTACGACCCCGTCGAGGAGGTCGACTTCATCGAGGAGGAGATGGACCAGTGGCTCGCGGGCATCATCACCCGCAACTGGGAGTCCGTCGAGCGAAAGTCCCGCTCGCCGGACTTCGACCTCGACGACACGCTGACCGAACTGCTGACCGGTTTCGGCGCGACCGAGCACGAGGTCGCCGCCAGCCTCCGCGACCTGGAGTATCCCGACAGCCCGATGGCGTGGACCGACGAGGACCGCGAACGCCTCGCCCGCGACATCCGCGCGCGGACGAAACCTATCATCCTCGTCGCCAACAAGGCCGACATCGCCCCCGCAGAGAACATCGAACGCCTCCGGGAGACGGGCAAGCCGGTCATCCCGGCGACGGCCGACGGCGAACTCGCGCTCCGCAAGGCGGTCGAGGCGGGCGTCGTCGACTACGACCCCGGCGACCCGGACTTCGAGATTACGGGTGACCTCAGCGGTGCCCAACAGAAAGGTCTCGAACAGATCCGCGACGTCATGGCCGAATACGGCGGCACGGGCGTCCAGGAGGCACTCGACACTGCGGTCTACGACCTGCTCGACCATCTCACGGCGTTCCCGGTCCAAAACGAGTCGAAGTGGACCGACGGCACGGGCAACGTGCTGCCCGACGCCTTCCTCCTCCCGCGGGGGTCGACGCCGAAAGACCTCGCCTTCGCCGTCCACTCGGACATCGGCGAGGGCTACATCCACGCGGTCAACGCCAAATCCAGCCGCCGAATCTCCGACGACTACGAACTGGACGAGGGCGACGTCATCAAGATCGTCAGCTCGGCGAAGTAG
- a CDS encoding polymer-forming cytoskeletal protein gives MSLGQDPLDELRIPDGTTVEEHDLVTDGDVIVGGQGTVEFGVRGRNVIAGERVQFGGGIEAEGDCRLDVWCSVAGNVLVGADAYLGERVSIDGRLMVSGDLDIGDDVDIAEGFEANGWIVIRNPVPTLVFYFIVLSQLLRLGEKDAADELASALGDDDEEVRAPLVVPRGGSVSDDAWRVSTPATVGDGCRLHGNIRASEIDVGEDNNIFGSLRARGDITVGSGTRVHGDVTTRNGAVTVEDGARVLGDVSCTDLTIHEGATVDGTVRASGEMRLVRQNPNREIE, from the coding sequence GTGTCACTCGGTCAGGACCCTCTCGACGAACTGCGCATCCCCGACGGGACGACCGTCGAGGAACACGACCTCGTGACCGACGGCGACGTCATCGTCGGCGGCCAGGGGACCGTCGAGTTCGGCGTCCGCGGCCGTAACGTCATCGCGGGCGAGCGCGTCCAGTTCGGTGGCGGCATCGAGGCCGAGGGTGACTGCCGACTCGACGTCTGGTGTTCGGTCGCTGGCAACGTCCTCGTCGGTGCCGACGCCTACCTCGGCGAGCGCGTCTCTATCGACGGCCGCCTCATGGTCTCCGGCGATTTGGACATCGGCGACGACGTCGACATCGCCGAGGGCTTCGAGGCCAACGGCTGGATCGTCATCCGCAACCCGGTACCGACGCTCGTCTTCTACTTCATCGTCCTCTCGCAGCTCCTCCGACTCGGCGAGAAGGACGCGGCCGACGAACTCGCGTCGGCACTCGGCGACGACGACGAGGAGGTCCGCGCCCCGCTCGTCGTCCCGCGCGGCGGCAGCGTCTCGGACGACGCCTGGCGCGTCTCGACGCCGGCGACCGTCGGCGATGGCTGTCGGCTCCACGGCAACATCCGCGCCTCGGAGATCGACGTCGGCGAGGACAACAACATCTTCGGCAGTCTCCGCGCCCGCGGCGACATCACCGTCGGCTCGGGTACGCGCGTCCACGGCGACGTGACGACCCGTAACGGGGCGGTCACCGTCGAGGACGGCGCACGGGTCCTCGGAGACGTCTCCTGTACGGACCTGACGATTCACGAGGGTGCGACCGTCGACGGGACCGTCCGTGCCAGCGGCGAGATGCGACTCGTCCGGCAGAACCCGAACCGCGAAATCGAGTGA
- a CDS encoding DUF5800 family protein has product MTALSFDDDGVDVVYEGTEFRLEKVLIEEATQKSYPDVTDHDVLKMVEKNPELTGEPRRIQDILK; this is encoded by the coding sequence ATGACTGCTCTCTCTTTCGACGACGACGGCGTCGACGTGGTCTACGAAGGCACCGAGTTCCGACTGGAGAAGGTGCTCATCGAGGAGGCAACCCAGAAATCCTACCCCGACGTCACCGACCACGACGTGCTGAAGATGGTCGAGAAGAACCCCGAACTGACCGGCGAGCCGCGACGGATTCAGGACATCCTGAAGTAA
- a CDS encoding DUF5788 family protein, giving the protein MSEHKRAGLNERERERLLDRLSRGSTSVGGSVPDTVDVQGTEVPLREFVFEIKDFDAVPEAERERADEMVTALRRERLQRRNRLASDDDLTAAEGEQLVESIVGLDRAINPLDSLDARGFEEQAREQWLDEQKRWSAFLHRIL; this is encoded by the coding sequence ATGAGCGAACACAAGCGGGCGGGGTTGAACGAACGTGAGCGCGAGCGGTTACTGGATCGACTGTCCCGCGGCAGCACGAGCGTCGGTGGGAGCGTCCCCGACACCGTCGACGTACAGGGCACGGAGGTGCCACTCCGGGAGTTCGTCTTCGAAATCAAGGACTTCGACGCCGTCCCCGAAGCTGAGCGCGAACGAGCCGACGAGATGGTCACGGCGTTGAGACGCGAACGGCTCCAACGACGGAACCGCCTCGCGAGCGACGACGACCTGACCGCTGCGGAGGGCGAGCAACTCGTCGAGAGCATCGTCGGTCTCGACCGCGCCATCAACCCCCTGGACTCGCTGGACGCACGCGGGTTCGAGGAGCAGGCCCGCGAGCAGTGGCTCGACGAACAGAAGCGCTGGTCGGCGTTCCTCCATCGGATTCTCTAA
- a CDS encoding helix-turn-helix domain-containing protein translates to MTDDGVHVELAARPTRDCPAAALARDYPVRGFVDGDAGNAPQVVVEASADADLGERAGVTPVLAADGTVVCRVPALAESEPAGCDHGHCLFRGLGFLPVQPYRRQWVDGRLQLSIAATDRGAVAESVARLDEAGFETTTERIVHSDARAGSDTAVVDLDTLTDRQREVADLAADCGYFSSDSPPADDLASKLGISRGTFSGHLRAAEATLFAQVFGNESRENDTHDSDDDT, encoded by the coding sequence ATGACCGACGACGGCGTCCACGTCGAGTTGGCGGCGCGGCCGACGCGGGACTGCCCGGCCGCCGCACTCGCTCGCGACTACCCCGTCCGCGGGTTCGTCGACGGCGATGCGGGCAACGCCCCGCAGGTCGTCGTCGAGGCGTCGGCCGATGCGGACCTCGGTGAGCGGGCGGGCGTGACACCGGTTCTCGCAGCCGACGGCACCGTCGTCTGTCGCGTCCCCGCGCTCGCCGAGTCGGAGCCCGCTGGCTGCGACCACGGCCACTGTCTCTTTCGCGGACTCGGCTTTCTGCCCGTCCAACCCTACCGACGACAGTGGGTCGACGGCCGACTCCAGCTGAGTATCGCAGCGACCGACCGAGGGGCCGTCGCCGAGAGCGTCGCCCGGCTCGACGAGGCAGGGTTCGAGACGACGACGGAGCGGATCGTCCACAGCGACGCCCGCGCCGGAAGCGATACCGCCGTCGTCGACCTCGACACGCTGACCGACCGCCAGCGCGAGGTCGCCGACCTCGCCGCCGACTGCGGCTACTTCAGTTCCGACAGCCCCCCGGCAGACGACCTCGCAAGCAAACTTGGAATCAGCCGGGGAACCTTCTCGGGCCATCTCCGTGCCGCCGAGGCGACGCTGTTCGCGCAGGTGTTTGGCAACGAGAGTCGTGAGAACGACACTCACGATAGCGACGACGACACTTGA
- a CDS encoding beta propeller repeat protein yields the protein MSDRTDVSRRGVLKGIGAAVATAGLSGVGAAASSDDSPWHVAETPTGNTLHDVEPTVGGAYAVGGGGVVIEQGAEGWTKTLDGGPTGNGNSLYGAATTDEGRTLWMVGSSGAIGEYDVETGNLNDHSAPMDVTNNFNDVAVTGPAGDANVYVAGDSGKIYYSFENGETGTWDYVTPGSGAALPAIDFHGHRAGHVVDTNGKVFATDDGATWEAIGIGDANVNFYGVDSDAADDVTVVGGGGMVFRYDGAQWTPTDLGDKSLRAVAYDDGDGYTVGGGGAVFDATGGRWDREQTPSGGNLKDVAAGDEMMEFDGEGIVVGDAVAVGAGGLVLEQ from the coding sequence ATGAGCGACCGCACAGACGTCAGTCGTCGAGGTGTACTGAAGGGAATCGGTGCAGCCGTCGCGACCGCCGGACTCTCCGGTGTCGGAGCCGCGGCAAGCTCGGACGACAGCCCGTGGCACGTCGCGGAGACGCCGACCGGGAACACCCTCCACGACGTCGAGCCGACCGTCGGCGGTGCCTACGCCGTCGGCGGCGGTGGCGTCGTCATCGAGCAGGGGGCCGAAGGCTGGACGAAGACGCTCGACGGCGGCCCGACCGGCAACGGCAACAGCCTCTACGGGGCCGCGACGACCGACGAGGGACGGACGCTCTGGATGGTCGGGTCCAGCGGAGCCATCGGCGAGTACGACGTCGAGACGGGCAACCTGAACGACCACTCCGCCCCGATGGACGTCACGAACAACTTCAACGACGTCGCCGTCACCGGGCCCGCGGGCGACGCCAACGTCTACGTCGCCGGCGACTCCGGGAAGATCTACTACAGCTTCGAGAACGGCGAGACGGGCACCTGGGACTACGTGACGCCGGGCAGCGGCGCGGCACTCCCCGCCATCGACTTCCACGGTCACCGGGCAGGCCACGTCGTCGACACCAACGGCAAGGTCTTCGCCACCGACGACGGCGCGACCTGGGAAGCCATCGGCATCGGCGACGCCAACGTCAACTTCTACGGCGTCGACAGCGACGCCGCGGACGACGTCACGGTCGTCGGCGGGGGCGGGATGGTCTTCCGCTACGACGGCGCGCAGTGGACGCCGACCGACCTCGGCGACAAGTCGCTTCGAGCCGTGGCCTACGACGACGGCGACGGCTACACCGTCGGCGGCGGCGGGGCCGTCTTCGACGCTACCGGCGGCCGCTGGGACCGCGAGCAGACGCCGAGCGGCGGGAACTTGAAAGACGTCGCCGCCGGTGACGAGATGATGGAGTTCGACGGCGAGGGTATCGTCGTCGGCGACGCCGTCGCCGTCGGCGCGGGCGGGCTGGTCCTCGAACAGTAA
- a CDS encoding BGTF surface domain-containing protein, with translation MRTHSPHRFVAALLALSLVAVGGAAALTATPAGSADAADLQSVQSQRSQMQVNASFDVQGDAVRLPAVENATVTGQTNLSAGTEVTLRLQSAGDAENPFLKSTTATVTEDGSFRATVNLSNVEPSTDAELTLQTADAGTVAEADAQVVAADATTDSETATTSPGFGLVAGGCALLGAALLARRD, from the coding sequence ATGCGAACGCACTCCCCGCATCGGTTCGTCGCTGCACTGCTCGCGCTGAGTCTCGTCGCCGTCGGCGGGGCAGCAGCGCTCACGGCCACCCCGGCCGGCAGTGCGGATGCAGCGGACCTCCAATCGGTTCAGTCGCAACGCTCACAGATGCAGGTAAACGCCTCCTTCGACGTCCAAGGTGACGCTGTCCGGCTCCCAGCGGTCGAGAACGCGACCGTCACTGGCCAGACGAATCTCTCGGCCGGGACCGAGGTGACGCTCCGGCTCCAGTCCGCCGGCGACGCCGAAAACCCGTTCCTGAAGTCGACGACGGCCACTGTCACCGAAGACGGCAGCTTCCGGGCGACAGTGAACCTCTCGAACGTCGAACCGTCGACCGACGCCGAACTGACGCTCCAGACGGCGGACGCCGGGACCGTTGCCGAAGCCGACGCACAGGTCGTCGCGGCCGACGCGACGACCGACTCGGAGACCGCGACCACCTCACCCGGCTTCGGTCTCGTCGCGGGCGGCTGTGCCCTGCTCGGTGCAGCCCTGCTCGCACGTCGTGACTGA
- a CDS encoding dolichyl-phosphate hexose transferase, which yields MSYTFDDLAVVMGTYNEEEAIGTVLSDIDEVTDGKAEVVCVDGSSDRTPEIAREHGATVVRQQPQGYGVAVREAVLTPNRPVVVTTDCDDTYPMEQLPEFLEEINAGADVVSGDRLYHGAEAMPAFNRFGNATFAAIASVLMGTRVHDTTTGMRAYRRELLHDIEWTENTGLSAELLIRPVMRDYEVKEVPIAYRERAGETKLDPIQGGAEIAKSIVKVCLEERFSF from the coding sequence ATGAGCTACACGTTCGACGACCTCGCGGTCGTCATGGGCACGTACAACGAGGAGGAGGCCATCGGGACGGTCCTCTCGGACATCGACGAGGTCACCGACGGGAAGGCGGAAGTCGTCTGTGTCGACGGCTCCTCGGACCGAACCCCCGAAATCGCCCGCGAGCACGGCGCAACGGTTGTCCGCCAGCAGCCGCAGGGCTACGGCGTCGCCGTCCGCGAGGCTGTCCTGACGCCCAATCGCCCGGTCGTCGTCACGACAGACTGTGACGACACCTACCCGATGGAACAGCTCCCGGAGTTCTTGGAGGAAATCAACGCCGGCGCGGACGTCGTCAGCGGCGACCGGCTCTACCACGGCGCGGAGGCGATGCCCGCCTTCAACCGCTTCGGGAACGCGACCTTCGCGGCCATCGCGAGCGTCCTGATGGGCACGCGCGTCCACGACACGACGACGGGGATGCGCGCCTACCGGCGCGAACTCCTCCACGACATCGAGTGGACCGAGAACACGGGCCTCTCGGCGGAGCTGCTGATCCGGCCGGTGATGCGCGACTACGAGGTGAAGGAAGTACCAATCGCCTACCGTGAGCGCGCTGGAGAGACGAAGCTCGACCCGATTCAGGGTGGGGCGGAGATCGCGAAGTCTATCGTCAAAGTCTGTCTCGAAGAGCGGTTCTCGTTCTGA